The sequence GCATATTCCGCTTAAATAGGGGGATTTAATCAGCTGCTAGAGCGGCAATCTCATACCTGACTTCTTCCAAGTACTCGTTTATGGCTATCACTGCATGCTGCACACCTCTAATGGCTTCTTTGAGAGCATTATCATACTGTGCATCAGCTTCAGCCTCTTCTGTCCCTGAAGCTTCAGTTATTTGCTGGATGTGCACGCATTCATGTCCTGTGGACTGCCTAAATCTGCAGTTCTCATGGCTGACCAAACGTTCTGAGGGACGACCAGCCTTCTTCAGCACTTGAATTGTAGCCGTCTGAAAGCACATGCAGCAACATGTGTTGGAAACACACTAAATAACAAGATATCTTTGATACGCAAAGTAGCAACACTGTTTAGTATCAAAAGTTATGGAAATGTACTTGtcatttcttctcttctttaatcaatttaagTGAAAGAGGTGATGTTCTTTTAACATGTTTTATAGAATCTATGCAATCAACTTCAGCTTGTGAGATGGACCACCAAAACTGGGTTCAGGGTAGgcatatatttattcatttaaccAAATAATAGTCAGACACAGTTGTCCTTTCCTTTTGCAATCAACAATATCACGAAAATTAAACTACAATATAAACGAGAGGTTTCCTAGTTAGAAATTTTTTAGCACTTACATTTTTTGGAAGATATTTCACATCTGACAGACTAACACTTGTCAAAGAGAAACGTAAAATGGATTTACTAAGTTTTGGTTCAAAGAAATACTTgaattgaggaaaaaaaatagctaTGCATATTTGACAAAATATGTTCTTTCTCCTCTAATAAATtctagggataattacactgctTTATTCTCCCCTAttgtttagtataattacatgtagaccTCCTgcaatttaagaaattataccAAGCACAAACATGACGTTTGTTTTTATCCGACAGATAGATTTATCTATtactaaaatttacaaaatttgcaGCCATCAGCAAAAAggttaaatgaaaattcatattactcttgattgacttattacgaacttattgcaagtcaaatgaATCTCATCCAATCAAACTACCTTTCACACGGTAATACATGTGAGTAGGTACATCTTCACCCTTGTAAAGGTAGTTTGGTAACATGCATAAAGGCAATTTGGTCACAAAAGATTTAgggtaattacatttacaccccttaATCTATAGCCTGTTTACACCGACCATTCCtatcttttagataattacacatacacccaccaaaatatcattatcactTGCACAAACCACCACTTACTTTTTTGAAAACTTACACACCCCCCATAAAAATGTtagcatcattacacaaactacccctATTTTTTGGCATTAGAGGTAGTTTctttaattatgcaaaagacaTGGctggtttgtgtaaatagagcATAGGTCAAGGGTGTAAGCGGAAATGTGAAATTTCATTCACTTTATTGCTGATGTCAAcaaattttgtcaattttaattacGGGGGGATCTATTTAATtgggaaacaaacatcaaaAGTACATGCAATATTCCAAACCACAGGGGatgtacatgtaattatacccAACCTCAGGGGAGGGTGGTGTAAGTAACCCTAAATTCTATTAAACTTGGGTGTTTGCAACTTGTTTCTATCATAATCGTATGTTGTTCAAAGAAAAGAAGTTATTAATAAGAAATCTTTAGCAAACATCCACTTTGTACTAATGATCACTCAGTTGAACTAAAACATCATCAAAACttccaaatcaagaattattttatggTGCATAATTCTTAGTTAGGTCGTGTTGTGTCAACTGTTACTCAATAGTCCATTTAATCAACATCAACACACTTGAGGATCTTCGAttcgaaaaatatattaaattgaccaagatttttttattaaatcatcatCTGAACCAGAAAATAACCAATCATATTACAACATATTGAGCTCcaatcacaaaagaaaaatgtaagtTCAAAACTCATTATTTAACTAAAGCATAACTTCTATTTCTAATCTTTTTACAAAGAAATAAGCACACGACAATAGGCTGCAGAGGACATGGAAATGGGTTCGCTAGAAGAAGACAGAGATTATTAAGGTAGCCCAGAAAATCCGTAATTCAGCGTAGGGGTGAATTAACTTTCGTACATTATCCCATCTACTAGACCATAAGATACATATTCAATTATTGATTGATGTTCCATAAAGAAACATTTTATCGAAAGACAATACGAACCAAAAGTAGTGAGGAGTCCTAACTGACAAAAAATGTAACCATTTGCCAACAAATAACACAAGCATTTGGGTGCAACTTCTTGGAAGGCCTTTTTTGGTACAGGTCATCACTGTTTTATCATCGCATGGACTTATGACTAATAGCATAAGATTGTTTGTCGAGACTTTCTTGAAACAGCTTAGGGATTAGAATCTATAAGCATTTCATGTATTAATTGTCACAAAGGGAGATGAAATAGTACAAAAATGGACAAACATGCTACAAAGTCATTATAAACTATATTACCAGGACACACAGTGTGCgtttactatatattaagtgtCAGCGCACAGAATATGAAAAAATCCAACTATAAAGATGGAAGAGTTGATGTTTGGATCAAAACCTTGAAAATTGGTTTGTTAGCCAAAGcaaagataattatatgaatgcACTAGGAAAGGAAGGCACATACAAAAGACAGAATGACATCACTAGACTTCTTACAAGAAGAATGACAAACTGGAAGAGATTCATAAATTTCTTTCTAAGTTAACATGTACTTCCACAACTGACTAGCAATCCGTAAACCAGCATAATTGTCTAGAATATTGGATATAAGCACAAATCAGAAACCTCAACAAAGTCATAGTAGATAAAagcatttcaaaattttccaagaAGGCAAGACAAGATAATAAAAGCCAATTGCAATGAGGAAGATATACCAAATGcaatttctccttttcttgtGCTTGAACTGATCTGAGCAAGCGAGCTAGATCCTCTCTGCAACAATCAGGACTAACGAATAGAGATTCCATTTCAAGTACCTACATCGATGAAGGCATTTTCACATACACAATGAGCACCAAGGCCAACTAAGAAACTCAAAGAACAAATGCTTCCAAACACCACACAACCGGCTATTACTCCATGGTACTGGAAGcacaaattcataaattagataagaattttttaaaataggaGAATGGGTGGAGACACATAAGTCTTCTTCAACTTTTTAGTTATCTTTGACATTGACTTTTATTAGCATCAACCAAGCAGTCACTGTAACTCTCAATATATGACACTGACCTGTTTTGAACAATCATTGAATTCAAGAGTTATCTCACTGCACAGCTGCTGGTACGCTAATTCACCCCCTGAAACCATGTAATCTTCAAATCCCCTGGCACACAcatgaaagagaaaacaagtgagaacaatttaaaatatatataactgctGCAAACCAAGCAAAGCtatccaaatattaaaaaacaagcCAAAAGGTATATAGACAAAAACATCTGCTATCAGTATAACATGTTTCAGAGAAGAAAGCTGGCTTGTTACTTTGAGCATTGTTGGAACCTACAAATAAAAGCCATCTTCTTTTCTCcctttttctctcattttttcttccttgtaagaataaattgcttcatGTACTCTTGCACTAACAGGTCGACTGAAAAGCCTCGTGAACACCCACTGAGaagaagaattaaaattgttctaTAGCACTGTCAGAATTCGTTAATGTCCATAAACTAGAAGCACTATTGCTTTCACAAACCACATATATAACTTGATCCTGCCTCAAAATGCTAAATACCTGACAATCATAACGCGGGATAGAAGTGATATACATGCAATTTGAATCATAACATACCCACACACATtcacacatacttatttaggGATGCCCGAATTAGGCTCCATCAATTGTACTTTGCAAAATGGGTCCTTCATACAGTAGCTTCACACACACGCATGCACACACAATACTCCTTTATCCATAAATCCCAACCTCCTATAGTCTACAAAATCAATATTGGAAAAGAAACCGCAACTATTCCAGACATTCAGTATGGGTACCGTTTAAGGCGGGCATAAGCGAGAGCTCGGCGCTGCTGAACAGCGAGGAATCTACGGAGCAACGATGTTATTGTCTTTGAGGCTCTATTAGTTTCTGACCCATTTTCATCTTCAACTTGAATCTCCATGGTGCTGGTCTCAGGTTCTGATATGGACACCTTCTTCTCAAAATCCTCCATCACCACACTTTTTTGGTTTCAAttctttatgaatttattgatttctCAAGTATGTCGAATTAGCATCAAAATGGAGAGTCCGGCCAAGGGTTTCTTAATTCTTGCTGGAGAGCTAAagataaatcaattttcagAATAAAAATGGTTAACGCCGTTATATTGACAAAATTCcatattctcattttgttttatcattttttctgtaatgaattataattttgttttttaggaAATAACATAAAGAAATATGGGAAAGTATTTTAGCTATActaacataaaacaaaaaagtctttttaacacacaaacacatTCTTGACGttaatgttttgttttgttgaaaatatttttaatttatttttttacttttgaagttTCTATTTTTGGGAAATGTAACATGTTAGTTTATCTATAATGTATGAACACGAACACAACACGACGACATGCATACGGTATGATATGGATACagcaacacaaaaaatatagaaaaattaagacaCAACACGACATTGTAACAactacagtaaaacctctataaattaataactttgggaccatgaaattttttttaatttagagagatattaatttatcgataaattagtattttattaattaaaagagagacattttaaattcagcaaatttaatacatatgtattgaaaataaatgaattcatatatgtttcattgattatattcatgaaccaatcaattctttgtaactaattaaatatattcattgtataatatcaatctattgtatacaattaactattatattcataaacgcatgtatcaatttattggaattacttaaatacatgtttacatcaattcgttgcacttaaataactattataaccaattaaatatattcatgcatgatgaatgaaacatatactatacaaatctcaatatgaaaataaaataattcataacacccaaccatgtcttctcatctaaaaggcatcacaaaatcatccattaatgatcaaatgcgtaaaccAGTacagacttcatattttagcaaattaccataatatttataattgtaatatttacaaattattaatttaaaattttaatggggcctagtatttataaagaaatttttcgaaaaattattatcttatcatcttatcgaatttgttgattttttacaaaggcccaaatCGGGAcc comes from Sesamum indicum cultivar Zhongzhi No. 13 linkage group LG10, S_indicum_v1.0, whole genome shotgun sequence and encodes:
- the LOC105172296 gene encoding uncharacterized protein LOC105172296; this translates as MEDFEKKVSISEPETSTMEIQVEDENGSETNRASKTITSLLRRFLAVQQRRALAYARLKRGFEDYMVSGGELAYQQLCSEITLEFNDCSKQVLEMESLFVSPDCCREDLARLLRSVQAQEKEKLHLTATIQVLKKAGRPSERLVSHENCRFRQSTGHECVHIQQITEASGTEEAEADAQYDNALKEAIRGVQHAVIAINEYLEEVRYEIAALAAD